In Perca fluviatilis chromosome 14, GENO_Pfluv_1.0, whole genome shotgun sequence, a genomic segment contains:
- the LOC120572378 gene encoding uncharacterized protein LOC120572378 — protein sequence MRSFTLISALLLCSLSWISVSASESHTVEVQSGGDVTLMCSNISSVPTTTEWFRVINRTKPSCISSMYGSDGKPSFCDGFQNGFEMSSNISTVFLKIKRVDLSDSGLYFCGFYIEGHTVIAGATYLKVQGNSESDFGVDLNTEKESDGMTNVMIVILGSLTVLTVLTIVVIVLTVKIRKLQTAVIEEPQPERNKDLGSDELNYAALNFQVKPKRSRRPASEREMETHVVYAATR from the exons ATGAGGAGCTTCACCTTAATATCAGCTTTACTTCTCTGCAGCCTCA gcTGGATCTCTGTCTCAGCTTCTGAGTCTCACACTGTGGAGGTCCAGTCTGGTGGAGACGTCACTCTGATGTGCTCCAACATTTCCAGCGTTCCAACTACAACAGAATGGTTCAGAGTGATCAACAGAACAAAGCCCAGCTGCATCTCCTCTATGTACGGGTCTGATGGCAAACCTTCGTTCTGTGATGGATTTCAAAATGGATTTGAGATGAGCTCCAACATCTCTACGGTCTTTCTTAAAATCAAGAGAGTGGATTTATCTGACTCTGGACTGTATTTCTGTGGATTTTACATAGAAGGACATACAGTCATCGCTGGTGCAACATATTTAAAAGTTCAAG gtAACAGTGAATCTGATTTTGGAGTGGATTTAAATACTGAAA AGGAGTCTGATGGAATGACAAACGTGATGATTGTGATCCTTGGTTCTCTGACTGTTCTGACTGTTCTCACTATAGTGGTCATTGTTCTGACTGTTAAAATCAGGAAACTTCAGACAG CTGTGATTGAAGAACCGCAGCCAGAAAGAAACAAG GATCTGGGCTCAGATGAACTGAACTACGCAGCTCTAAATTTCCAGGTGAAACCCAAAAGAAGCCGCAGGCCtgcatcagagagagagatggagacacATGTTGTGTATGCTGCCACCAGATAG
- the LOC120572371 gene encoding uncharacterized protein LOC120572371 codes for MRNFILITALLLCSLSWISVSPSESHTVEVQSGGDVTLMCANISRVITTTEWFRVINRKKPSCVSFMNPNDSNASFCGEFQNRFEMSSNISTVFLKIKRVDLSDSGLYFCGFYIERHTVIVNATYLKVQDSHSTINLEESDGITNVMIVILGVFLNIVIIVLAVKIRTLQTAANEELKPERNQDLGSDELNYTALNFQAKPKRSGRPASERELEPHVVYAATRKTQETSGTAAQTGTDASLC; via the exons ATGAGGAACTTCATCTTGATAACAGCTTTACTTCTCTGTAGCCTCA gcTGGATCTCTGTCTCACCTTCTGAGTCTCACACTGTGGAGGTCCAGTCTGGTGGAGACGTCACTCTGATGTGCGCCAACATTTCCAGAGTTATAACTACAACAGAATGGTTCAGAGTGATCAACAGAAAGAAGCCCAGCTGTGTCTCCTTTATGAACCCAAATGATAGCAATGCTTCCTTCTGTGGTGAATTTCAAAATAGATTTGAGATGAGTTCCAACATCTCTACGGTCTTTCTTAAAATCAAGAGAGTGGATCTATCTGACTCTGGACTGTATTTCTGTGGATTTTACATAGAAAGACATACAGTCATCGTCAATGCAACATATCTAAAAGTTCAAG acaGCCATTCTACCATTAACCTAGAGGAGTCTGATGGAATAACAAACGTCATGATTGTGATCCTGGGTGTTTTCCTCAATATAGTCATCATTGTTCTGGCTGTTAAAATCAGGACACTCCAGACAG CTGCGAATGAAGAACTGAAGCCAGAAAGAAACCAG GATCTGGGCTCAGATGAACTGAACTACACAGCTCTAAATTTCCAGGCAAAACCCAAAAGAAGCGGCAGGCCTGCATCAGAGAGAGAGCTGGAGCCACATGTTGTGTATGCTGCCACCAGAAAGActcaggaaacatctggaactgCAGCTCAGACTGGAACCGATGCTTCATTATGTTAA